The window GGTGGTTTCCCGTTGCGAACCACGTCGATGTAACCTGTCTTAGGTCGTGGTTGGCCTGCGATACAGATAGACCGAGATCGGTGTGCCGACGAGAACGAAGAACAGCAATATCGTGACGAAACTGCCTAATTCGGATGCTGAATTGATGAACGCTGTTACGAACAGGCCGACGACAGCAACGACGAGATATGTGGCCAGTGACCGAATTTCGGGGTTGTGTCGATGATACCAGACCGCGCCGCCTGTAATCACGCCAGCAAGAATCCCCAGTATTCCACCACTGCTACCTATCCAGGTTCCGAAAACCAGCATGGTTGATGTTATGGCTGCCATGCCGAGGTATCCGCCGACGACAATCGAGACGGGGTAGCCGAGTGTGGCGAGAATCGGGTGTGACGTCGTCGATGTTTCGTCGAGGTCGAATGAGTCGGAGTCGCGTTCTTCGAATGACCGTCCGCGGACGTCTTCTAATTCGGTGAGGAAGGCTCGTTTGTATTTCTGTGGATTCGCGCCGATGTTCAGCCAGACGGATTTTTCCGCCCAGACGTCTATCGGCGTCTGTCCATCGTCCGTCGAGTCGGAGAAGTCGATGTAGATGTTTTCACCGTAACTCCAGAGGACGCGGGGGAAACTGATGCCTGTTTTCCCGACTATCTGACGGCTGCCTTCGTCGATCTCCGATATGCCGTCTGTTCGTTCGAGCGCGGTTTTCACGACGTCTTTGGCGTCGTCGAGTGGGTAGTCCAGAGAGAGTTCGGTCATAGACGGACGAAGATAATGACAACGGATAGATGTTATCCATGGAGGTCGGTTAGCGAGAGGAAACCGCCCGAATTACTGGGTATCTCGATTGAAAACTGATTCAGATTTCGAACGGTGGTTCGGCATCGACCGTCAGACAAAATCGACGGGTGGGGTCGAAACCCGTCGTCCCATCAGAGCGGCGTCAATGTTCGATAGTTTCCGCGTGGAGGATGACCTCGGGGGGTTGGCATTTAGAGAAGACGGGCAACCTAACTTTGTCGGAGGGGGTCTAAACAGTGGGTTTTCGAGAGGTATCGAGCCGCCGACTGCCGTCCCGCGAGGGCTAACGGCAGTCAGTGAACCAGACCTGTACTTTTGCGATCTGTTTGCGTTTGATACGTCCGTCGTCGGCGAGGTCGTTCAGACGGCCATGGACGGCTTGTCGTGTCGCGTCGACTTCGTCGGCGACTTCTGATGTCCCTGCTGGCGCACATGCCTGTACTGCGGTCACGAGTTCGTCGTCATCGAACTTCCTCGGGCGGGGCATGGTTGTCTAAATGGTTCGTGAGGCCTTATTTCTTTCTTCTGTAGCAACCTATGTCGGCCGAGTGATGTTAATTGCTACAATGGAAAACTACTAAGTGGCACGCTCCCGTCACTGTCGAATGGAGTCACCGAGCGCATCAGAAAGATGCCCCGTGCTGGAACACGGGAGCAGGTGGCTTCGAGGTAGCGAAGCCATGACAGAGTTAGAGAGCGACCCTATTCAGGGTCACGATAGCACTGAAGAACGAACCAAACGGGCACTCACAGAGGCGATGAGCGTCCTCGACGGCGATGGCGGAGTCTACACCGTCGTCGGTGAGAACGGCGACACGTACCGTGTTGACGCCGTCGACGGCCGTTGTACGTGTCCCGACGCCCGTCACAACCTCGACGCCGATACGCCGTGTAAGCACGAGCGGCGTGTCCGTTTTGCAACGGGCGTGCAGGCGATTCCCGCCGCGTTCGACCCGACGAGTGTCGACGCCCTCCTCGGCGACCACGTCGACGAAACGCCCGTGTATGCCGCGACTGACGGCGGTGACGACGAGAGTCGTCCCGACGACTGCACCTGTCATCCCACCATGTCGGATCTGCCATGCTGGCCGTGTTACCGAGACGGGTTCGACGTCCCTGCGTCCGTAGAGACTGCTAACTAATCCACCGAAACCCAATCCAATGACCGAAACTGCCTCCCGCCGCGACCTGAGTCGTATCGAGACTGAATCGCATCAGACGGCCGAGAGCGGTTCGTGTCATAACGACGAGTGGCCTGATACTGTTACCCATGGGCGGCCGACGAACGTCGGTGACGATGTGCTTATCGGCGACACGGAAGCCTACGTCGCCCGCATCGAGGACGACGTCGTCTATCTGAACGAACGTGACGGTGACGGCGAGTACGTCGTTCCCAGGGAGATCGTCCCGTCGCATACGGTTTCCAACCCGCTAAACGGGTAGTTCGTCCGTCCCAGGGGTAGGGGTAGCGTCGTGGAAACGGACTATCGAATGTCTATTCTTGTCCGACGTCACGGACAGCGGTCACGTCTCGTGTCGACCTATATTTGGTCGAGTAGTTCGGCTTTCTTTGCTTCGAACTCCTCGTCCGAGATGACGTCGTCGTCGCGGAGTTCCTTCAACTCGCGGAGTCGGTCAAGTGGGTCGTCGTCGCTCTCCTGGGTCGCCGTGTCCGTCGTCCGTCGAGCGTCCATCATGTCGGCGAGGTATTTTCTCCTGCTGTACACCCTGATGATGTCAGACGAGTTTGGAATGATCGCCGTACATATACCACCACTTTTTTGACTTGATAGGTACTTAGTTAGGATTGGAGAAGGAGCCACTATGTCCCGACCGAACATTCCAGATCAGTTAGTCGAGGAAGTCGAAGAGATCCACAAAGAACACCGTGACTACGAGGCGAATACAGTGCAAGAAGCACTGGCAACCGTCACCGATGTCGCAAAGCAGTCCTCTGAAGAAATATCGACCGAGGAGACTCGAACATACGATATCGAAGATCCCATCCAGCGAGCAATTAAAGCAGGCATGACGAGTCCAAGCGATCTCACTTCACCAGACGGAACCCCAACAAGCCCACTTAGTCTCTTAGGAATACAGTTGGCGAGGGAACCGCGACACAGCGCGGGAAAAGGTGTTATCAATGCACAGAAGGCAATCAAGTCGATTCGACAACGAGAAGACGAGGGGGAAATCACGACCCATACAGCAGACCAACTCGTCAAGACCTATCGGAAAGCGTTAGAGATCCATATCGACGCAAAGCAGGATCAGCGAGAACGAGACGACGAAGACTTCCAAGGAGCAAACGATCTCAAAGACGCGATTGATGAATTTCTGCATGAGAACTACATCGAAGAAGAATTTGAACGGAAGACAGGTTTCACAGACTTCGATATCGGGATAGAGGGGCTGTTCGAACTCATGGTGTTGCATCTGGATCAGAATGAGAGCGAGATATCCACCGAGCCATTAGACAAGAGCACGCTACCAGAAAACTAGAAGAACAACCCCACATCACATTTTCCACCAAATAAATACCTACAAACAAATATTTGTTTGTTGGAGTATACTCTGAAATAGTTACTCCTCCGTAAGAAATACTTATTTCATATATGAATTAAGTAATAATTTTATTGTGTCATTCCCCTAAGGAGAGTAAGAGGGAAGACAACGTGCAGTTTCGGAAATTGTCATTCCACCCATCTCTCACCCGAAGCCCTGTGGCGTTTGAGCGGGGGCGAGGCGAAGACTGACGCAACGGGGGCGGACACCGACGGCCGCGGCGGCGACGGCGTCGTCGGACGGCGAGGGATTCGTCGGGAGCGGCGTCGGGCACCGAGGCCGTCCGTCAGTCCGCCCGCCACCCCCTATCAGTTGATAGGGATAGCACCGTACATGGGTGGGTGGTTCGAGATCGAGAGTCCCTGTATGTGATGGGCGTCCAGTGACGTAGATACCGCTTCGACGGTCAATCACGCTGCAAGTGGGGGTGGGCCATCGGCCCAGGGATTTATGGCAGTCGTTCAAGAATACACGCGATAGGTGCAAGCGGGGACTTAAACCCCTCCACGTCTGTCACGGGATTCGGTGGTAGCGGCCTGCTGTGCGGGTGCTGTGCGGCGCAATAGGCCGCTCTGCCACCTCACCTCGTGTGGGTGGAGTCGGAGCGCGCACTTTACGGTGTCGTCTCTACGCGCGCTGGAGGCCGTCGTCGGTGAGGTGGACGCCGAGTTCCGCGAGGTACCGGGCGGTGTGAGTGGGCGTGATGCGGCCTGCGCGGCGGCGGGCGTCGAGCGTGGGGAGGAGGGTTTCGAGGTCGCTGCCGGTGCGGACGAGGGGTTGGTGGGAGAGGAAGTCCACGTCGCCGCCGGCGTCTCGGGCGCGGGCGGTGAGGGTGTCCAGTTCGGGGGTGGTGTACGCGCCGGCGAAGTCGATGGGGTGGGTGAAGCCGGCGTAGTGGACGCGACCCCGGTCACTCGGGCCGAGGACGACGTCGCGGCGGCGGAGTTTCATCGCGGCGCTGTCGAGGTCTTTTCGGGCGAGGAGGGGGG is drawn from Salarchaeum sp. JOR-1 and contains these coding sequences:
- a CDS encoding SHOCT domain-containing protein; protein product: MMDARRTTDTATQESDDDPLDRLRELKELRDDDVISDEEFEAKKAELLDQI